The following proteins are encoded in a genomic region of Stutzerimonas balearica DSM 6083:
- the ftsH gene encoding ATP-dependent zinc metalloprotease FtsH — MKDQAQFHMRYWMIAILVFMGLQYLLSQQQTVATIPYSEFEAHLKAGRIDEIAVTDRRIEGTFKEALPSGQRRFVTNRVEPDLAAFLEQYPVRYSGRVESTLLRDLLSWIVPAALFFGIWLFLLRRIGSGIGGGGMMQIGKSKARVYVETDMKVTFADVAGVDEAKDELKEIIEFLRDPQTYGRLGGRMPKGVLLVGPPGTGKTLLARAVAGEAKVPFFSISGSEFVEMFVGVGAARVRDLFEQARAQAPAIIFIDELDALGRARGAGPLSGGHDEKEQTLNQLLVEMDGFDTSSGLVLLAATNRPEILDPALLRAGRFDRQVLVDRPDKVGRVQILNVHLKKARLAADVDPQAIAALTPGFTGADLANLVNEATLLATRRNADAVSMQDFTAAIERIIAGLEKRNRLLNPREREIVAYHEMGHALVAMALPGVDPVHKVSIIPRGMGALGYTIQRPIEDRFLMTREELENKMAVLLGGRAAEWLIFAHLSTGAADDLAKVTDIARAMVTRYGMSKRLGHLALEREPNSFLGNEAMLGLKPQHDYAESTATAIDEEVQELVQSAFQRSVDLLQARRALLERCARQLLQQETLDAGQLRALSAELGAQSPSSD, encoded by the coding sequence GTGAAAGACCAGGCCCAGTTCCACATGCGTTACTGGATGATCGCCATCCTCGTGTTCATGGGTTTGCAGTACCTGCTGTCGCAGCAGCAAACCGTCGCGACGATTCCCTACAGCGAGTTCGAAGCGCACCTGAAGGCCGGGCGCATCGACGAGATCGCCGTTACCGACCGGCGCATCGAAGGCACCTTCAAGGAAGCGCTGCCGAGCGGCCAGCGACGCTTCGTCACCAACCGCGTCGAGCCGGACCTGGCGGCCTTCCTCGAGCAGTACCCGGTGCGCTACAGCGGCCGGGTGGAGAGTACGCTGCTGCGCGACCTGCTCTCCTGGATCGTGCCGGCGGCGTTGTTCTTCGGCATCTGGTTGTTCCTGCTCAGGCGCATCGGCAGCGGGATCGGCGGCGGGGGCATGATGCAGATCGGCAAGAGCAAGGCGCGGGTCTACGTCGAGACCGACATGAAGGTGACCTTTGCCGATGTCGCCGGCGTGGACGAGGCCAAGGACGAGCTCAAGGAGATCATCGAATTCCTGCGCGACCCGCAGACCTATGGCCGCCTTGGCGGACGCATGCCCAAGGGCGTGCTGCTGGTCGGCCCGCCCGGCACTGGCAAGACGCTGCTGGCCCGCGCCGTGGCCGGCGAGGCGAAGGTGCCGTTCTTTTCCATTTCCGGTTCCGAGTTCGTCGAGATGTTCGTCGGCGTCGGCGCCGCGCGGGTGCGTGATCTGTTCGAACAGGCGCGGGCCCAGGCGCCGGCGATCATCTTCATCGACGAGCTGGACGCTCTCGGCCGCGCCCGCGGTGCCGGCCCCCTGTCCGGCGGGCATGACGAGAAGGAGCAGACGCTCAACCAGCTGCTGGTGGAGATGGACGGATTCGACACCTCCAGCGGCCTGGTGCTGCTGGCGGCCACCAATCGCCCGGAAATCCTCGATCCGGCGCTGCTGCGCGCCGGCCGCTTCGACCGTCAGGTGCTGGTCGATCGTCCGGACAAGGTCGGCCGGGTGCAGATTCTCAACGTGCATCTGAAGAAAGCACGGTTGGCCGCGGATGTCGATCCGCAGGCGATTGCCGCGCTCACGCCGGGGTTCACCGGCGCCGACCTGGCCAATCTGGTCAACGAGGCGACGCTGCTGGCGACCCGGCGCAATGCCGACGCGGTGTCGATGCAGGACTTCACTGCAGCGATCGAACGCATCATCGCCGGGCTGGAGAAACGCAACCGCCTGCTCAATCCGCGCGAGCGCGAGATCGTCGCCTATCACGAGATGGGCCATGCGCTGGTGGCGATGGCGCTGCCGGGCGTCGATCCGGTGCACAAGGTGTCGATCATTCCGCGCGGCATGGGGGCGCTGGGTTACACCATCCAACGGCCGATCGAGGATCGCTTCCTGATGACCCGTGAGGAGTTGGAGAACAAGATGGCCGTGCTGCTCGGCGGACGTGCCGCGGAATGGCTGATCTTCGCGCATCTGTCCACCGGCGCGGCGGACGACCTGGCTAAGGTCACCGACATTGCCCGGGCGATGGTGACGCGCTACGGCATGTCCAAGCGCCTCGGGCACCTGGCCTTGGAGCGCGAGCCCAATTCTTTCCTCGGCAACGAGGCGATGCTCGGCCTCAAGCCCCAGCACGACTATGCCGAGAGCACGGCGACGGCGATTGACGAGGAAGTGCAGGAGCTGGTTCAGTCGGCCTTCCAGCGTAGCGTCGATCTGCTGCAGGCGCGTCGTGCACTGCTCGAGCGCTGCGCCCGGCAGCTGCTGCAACAGGAGACGCTGGATGCCGGACAACTGCGTGCGTTGAGCGCCGAGCTCGGCGCGCAGTCGCCGTCGTCGGACTAG
- the queG gene encoding tRNA epoxyqueuosine(34) reductase QueG, giving the protein MSSSALDPIALADSIKEWGCELGFQQVGITGIDLGEHERHLQAWLAAGYQGEMDYMAAHGSKRSRPDELVPGTLRVISLRMDYLPGDTRMSQQLADPEKAYVSRYALGRDYHKLIRKRIQQLAERIQQVVGPFGFRAFVDSAPVLEKAAGQQAGLGWIGKNTLLLNRKAGSWFFLGELFVDIALPVDEPVTRDHCGSCHACLDICPTEAFVGERLLDARRCISYLTIELKGPIPLELRGKIGNRVFGCDDCQIVCPWNRFARPTEQGDFQPRHSLDNAELATLFRWTEEEFLSRTEGSPLRRAGYERWLRNLAVGLGNAPSSIPVLEALEARRDDPSELVREHVEWALTQHAKRAG; this is encoded by the coding sequence ATGTCCAGCTCCGCTCTCGACCCCATCGCCCTCGCCGACTCCATCAAGGAGTGGGGCTGCGAGCTCGGCTTCCAGCAGGTCGGGATCACCGGCATCGACCTCGGCGAGCATGAAAGGCACCTGCAAGCCTGGCTGGCGGCGGGCTACCAGGGCGAGATGGACTACATGGCCGCCCACGGCAGCAAGCGCTCGCGGCCGGACGAGCTGGTGCCCGGCACGCTGCGGGTCATCTCGCTGCGCATGGACTACCTGCCCGGCGACACGCGCATGAGCCAGCAGCTGGCCGACCCGGAGAAGGCCTATGTGTCGCGCTATGCGCTGGGCCGCGATTATCACAAGCTGATCCGCAAGCGCATCCAGCAGCTGGCCGAGCGCATTCAGCAGGTGGTCGGCCCGTTCGGCTTTCGCGCCTTCGTCGACAGCGCACCGGTGCTGGAGAAGGCCGCCGGGCAACAGGCCGGGCTCGGCTGGATCGGCAAGAACACCCTCCTGCTCAACCGCAAGGCCGGCAGCTGGTTCTTTCTCGGCGAGCTGTTCGTCGACATCGCCCTGCCGGTCGACGAGCCGGTGACCCGCGATCACTGCGGCAGCTGCCACGCCTGCCTGGACATCTGCCCCACCGAGGCTTTCGTCGGTGAGCGGCTGCTGGACGCGCGGCGCTGCATTTCCTACCTCACCATCGAGCTGAAGGGGCCGATCCCGCTCGAGCTGCGCGGCAAGATCGGCAACCGCGTGTTCGGCTGCGACGATTGCCAGATCGTCTGCCCATGGAACCGCTTCGCCCGCCCCACCGAGCAAGGTGACTTCCAACCGCGCCACAGTCTGGACAACGCCGAGCTGGCGACCTTGTTCCGCTGGACGGAAGAGGAATTTCTCAGTCGCACCGAGGGCTCACCGCTACGCCGCGCCGGCTACGAACGCTGGCTGCGCAATCTCGCGGTGGGCCTGGGCAATGCACCGTCGAGCATCCCGGTGCTGGAGGCGCTCGAGGCGCGCCGCGACGATCCGTCGGAGCTGGTGCGCGAGCATGTGGAGTGGGCCCTGACCCAGCACGCCAAGCGGGCAGGCTAG
- a CDS encoding bifunctional ADP-dependent NAD(P)H-hydrate dehydratase/NAD(P)H-hydrate epimerase: protein MTDPLPTALYTATQVRELDARLIGAGTPGFELMQRAAHACWRALRRRWPDAGTVTVLAGSGNNAGDGYLVATLAQRAGWQVKVVAVGEPQALKGDAANACAEARQAGVVIEPWRSDSPLDGVLVDALLGTGLTGAVRPPYAQAIEAINESGRPVLAVDIPSGLCADTGALLGHAVRAEVTVTFIGLKLGLFTGEGPDRVGQLVFDDLQAEQAQVAAMPHEAVRLCPDTLPRLAPRRPTAHKGSFGQALVIGGDLGTGGAALLASEAALRCGAGMVTLATRPEHVTASLVRRPEIMCNGVESTYALTALTERADVLVVGPGLGQGPWGRSLLSLAVQAEVPQVWDADALNLLAHGAVELPARCLITPHPGEAARLLGCTTAEVQADRPRAVRELARRFRCSALLKGAGTLIADDEGRMALCDRGHPAMASAGLGDVLAGVAGALLAQGLEPFEAGCLAAWLHAVAGERCADGGRGLAAGDLIPQVRHLLEEHAPCTK, encoded by the coding sequence ATGACCGACCCGCTGCCCACCGCCCTGTACACCGCCACTCAGGTGCGCGAACTCGACGCACGCCTGATCGGCGCCGGCACGCCCGGCTTCGAACTCATGCAGCGTGCCGCGCACGCCTGCTGGCGCGCGTTGCGGCGACGCTGGCCCGATGCTGGCACGGTCACCGTGCTGGCTGGCAGCGGCAACAACGCCGGCGACGGCTACCTGGTTGCCACGCTGGCACAGCGGGCCGGCTGGCAGGTGAAGGTTGTCGCGGTCGGCGAACCGCAAGCGCTCAAGGGCGATGCCGCAAACGCCTGTGCCGAGGCTCGGCAGGCGGGCGTCGTGATCGAGCCCTGGCGCAGCGATAGTCCGCTGGACGGTGTGCTTGTCGACGCGTTGCTTGGTACCGGTCTGACCGGCGCGGTGCGGCCGCCTTATGCGCAGGCCATCGAGGCGATCAATGAAAGCGGGCGTCCGGTGCTGGCGGTGGATATCCCCTCGGGGCTCTGCGCTGACACGGGGGCGCTGCTCGGCCATGCCGTACGCGCCGAGGTGACCGTGACCTTTATCGGTCTCAAGCTGGGGTTGTTCACCGGGGAAGGGCCGGATCGAGTCGGCCAGCTGGTCTTCGACGACCTGCAAGCCGAGCAGGCGCAGGTCGCGGCGATGCCGCACGAAGCGGTGCGTCTGTGCCCGGACACTCTGCCGCGGCTGGCGCCAAGGCGCCCGACCGCGCACAAGGGCAGCTTTGGCCAGGCGCTGGTCATCGGTGGCGATCTGGGTACCGGCGGTGCCGCGCTCCTGGCCAGCGAGGCGGCGCTGCGCTGTGGCGCCGGCATGGTCACCCTGGCGACCCGCCCTGAGCATGTCACCGCATCACTGGTGCGACGCCCCGAGATCATGTGCAACGGCGTCGAGTCGACCTACGCGCTGACAGCGCTGACCGAGCGTGCCGACGTGCTGGTGGTCGGCCCTGGGTTGGGGCAGGGGCCTTGGGGGCGCAGCCTGCTGTCGCTGGCCGTGCAGGCCGAGGTGCCGCAAGTGTGGGACGCCGATGCGCTGAACCTGCTTGCCCACGGCGCGGTCGAGTTGCCCGCCCGCTGCCTGATCACGCCACATCCGGGCGAGGCCGCGCGACTGCTGGGCTGCACTACTGCCGAAGTGCAGGCCGATCGACCGCGCGCGGTACGCGAGCTGGCCCGGCGGTTTCGCTGCAGCGCGCTGCTCAAGGGCGCCGGGACGCTGATCGCTGATGACGAGGGGCGGATGGCCCTGTGCGACCGTGGCCATCCTGCCATGGCCAGCGCCGGGCTGGGCGATGTGCTGGCCGGTGTCGCCGGTGCGCTATTGGCGCAGGGGCTGGAGCCGTTCGAAGCGGGCTGCCTGGCCGCCTGGCTGCATGCGGTCGCCGGTGAACGCTGCGCCGACGGAGGGCGCGGACTGGCTGCCGGCGATCTGATCCCGCAGGTGCGTCACCTGCTTGAGGAGCACGCGCCATGCACGAAGTGA
- the tsaE gene encoding tRNA (adenosine(37)-N6)-threonylcarbamoyltransferase complex ATPase subunit type 1 TsaE — MHEVTLYAADEAQMLELGARIARATGGRGVIYLHGDLGAGKTTLSRGLIRGFGHDGKVKSPTFTLVEPYEIGTVRIFHFDLYRLVDPEELEFLGIRDYFAGDALCLVEWPERGAGVLPKADLDITIAPHDAGRLLRLSPRGERGQAWCDALTEDEH; from the coding sequence ATGCACGAAGTGACTTTGTATGCGGCCGACGAGGCGCAGATGCTAGAACTGGGCGCACGCATCGCCCGGGCGACCGGCGGGCGCGGCGTGATCTATCTGCATGGCGACCTGGGGGCCGGCAAGACCACGCTTTCACGCGGGTTGATCCGCGGCTTCGGCCACGACGGCAAGGTCAAGAGCCCGACGTTTACCCTTGTCGAGCCCTACGAGATCGGCACGGTGCGGATCTTTCACTTCGATCTCTATCGGCTCGTCGATCCCGAGGAACTTGAGTTTCTGGGCATTCGCGACTATTTCGCGGGGGATGCCCTGTGCCTGGTGGAGTGGCCGGAACGCGGGGCCGGCGTTTTGCCAAAGGCAGACCTGGACATTACCATTGCGCCGCATGACGCCGGGCGCTTGTTGCGCCTTTCGCCGCGGGGCGAGCGAGGCCAGGCCTGGTGCGACGCCCTGACCGAAGACGAACATTGA
- a CDS encoding N-acetylmuramoyl-L-alanine amidase — translation MRIRALVSGLLVLFATVQAFAATDVQSVRLWRAPDNTRLVFDLSGPVKHNVFTLEAPDRIVIDVTGASLKAQLSGLPLENTPVAALRAGQPDADTLRVVVDLKAPVSPKSFALAPNQQYGHRLVVDLYDQPGGAAADTRLPVNTAPAVPVAPVSPTLPAVKLPATPTSKRDIVIAIDAGHGGEDPGAIGPGKIYEKTVVLQIAKELQRQINAEKGFRAELVRTGDYFIPLRKRTEIARKKGADLFVSVHADAAPRSSAYGASVFALSDRGATSETARWLADSENRSDLIGGAGNVSLDDKDRMLAGVLLDLSMTASLSSSLNVGQKVLSNMGRITPLHKRRVEQAGFMVLKSPDIPSILVETGFISNPSEARKLQTRSHQQALARSIHSGVKQFFHENPPPGTYVAWLRDAGKIAAGPREHVVRSGESLALLAQRYQVSLASLRSANGLKSDTIKIGQTLSIPATTLASQP, via the coding sequence ATGCGCATACGCGCGCTGGTTAGCGGTCTGCTGGTCCTGTTCGCCACGGTGCAGGCGTTCGCTGCCACCGATGTGCAGAGCGTGCGGCTCTGGCGTGCGCCGGACAACACCCGTCTGGTGTTCGATCTGTCGGGGCCGGTCAAGCACAATGTGTTCACACTCGAGGCTCCGGACCGGATCGTCATCGATGTCACCGGGGCCAGCCTCAAGGCACAACTCAGCGGCCTCCCGCTGGAAAACACGCCGGTGGCGGCGCTGCGTGCCGGCCAACCCGATGCCGATACCCTGCGCGTGGTGGTCGATCTCAAGGCTCCGGTATCGCCGAAGAGCTTTGCCCTGGCGCCGAACCAGCAATACGGCCATCGCCTGGTGGTCGACCTCTACGATCAGCCGGGCGGTGCCGCTGCCGATACCCGGCTGCCGGTCAATACGGCGCCGGCTGTTCCCGTGGCGCCGGTCTCGCCAACGTTGCCGGCGGTCAAGCTGCCTGCCACGCCGACCAGCAAGCGTGACATCGTGATTGCCATCGACGCCGGTCACGGCGGCGAGGATCCGGGCGCCATCGGGCCGGGCAAGATCTACGAAAAGACCGTAGTACTGCAGATCGCCAAGGAGCTGCAGCGGCAGATCAATGCCGAGAAGGGCTTCCGTGCCGAGCTGGTGCGCACCGGCGACTACTTCATCCCCTTGCGCAAACGCACCGAGATTGCGCGCAAGAAGGGCGCCGACCTGTTCGTCTCGGTCCACGCCGATGCCGCGCCGCGTTCATCGGCCTACGGCGCTTCGGTCTTTGCACTCTCCGATCGCGGCGCGACCTCGGAAACTGCGCGCTGGCTGGCCGACAGCGAGAACCGCTCCGACCTGATCGGTGGCGCTGGCAATGTCAGCCTCGACGACAAGGACCGCATGCTCGCCGGCGTGCTGCTCGATCTGTCGATGACCGCCTCGCTGTCCTCCAGCCTCAACGTCGGGCAGAAGGTGCTGAGCAACATGGGCCGTATCACGCCCCTGCACAAGCGCCGCGTGGAACAGGCCGGTTTCATGGTGCTCAAGAGTCCGGACATCCCGTCGATTCTGGTCGAGACCGGGTTCATCTCCAACCCGTCGGAAGCGCGCAAGCTGCAGACGCGCAGCCATCAGCAGGCGCTGGCTCGGTCGATTCACAGTGGGGTCAAGCAGTTCTTCCACGAGAACCCGCCGCCCGGAACCTATGTCGCCTGGTTGCGCGACGCCGGCAAGATCGCGGCCGGGCCGCGCGAGCACGTGGTGCGGTCGGGCGAGAGCCTGGCCCTGCTGGCGCAACGTTACCAGGTCAGTCTGGCCTCGTTGCGCAGCGCCAATGGCCTGAAGAGCGACACCATCAAGATCGGCCAGACGCTGAGCATTCCTGCCACCACGCTGGCCTCGCAACCATGA
- the mutL gene encoding DNA mismatch repair endonuclease MutL, translated as MSELRRIQLLTPRLANQIAAGEVVERPASVAKELLENSLDSGALRIDVDVEQGGIKLLRVRDDGCGIPADDLPLALARHATSKIRDLEDLERVMSLGFRGEALASISSVSRLTLTSRTSDASEAWQVETEGREMEARVQPAAHPVGTSVEVRDLFFNTPARRKFLRTEKTEFDHLQEVIKRLALARFDVAFHLRHNGKSVLALHQADDDVARGRRVAAVCGSAFLEQALPIEVERNGLRLWGWVGLPTFSRSQADLQYFYVNGRMVRDKLVAHAVRQAYRDVLFNGRHPTFVLFLDVDPGVVDVNVHPTKHEVRFRDSRMVHDFLYGTLHRALGDVRPEDQLAAPASVAGIAQPISGLAAGEFAGQNEMSLSASVLEAPPAESQPAWRTSGAGYQMPRPAAGGFTAEAQGAYREFVTPLPAPAALPEAQADVPPLGYALAQLKGIYILAENAQGMVLVDMHAAHERITYERLKAAMASEGLRGQPLLVPESIAVSQREADCAEEHSEWFQRLGFELQRLGPETLAIRQIPALLRQAEATQLVRDVLADLLEYGTSDRIQAHLNELLATMACHGAVRANRRLTVPEMNALLRDMEQTERSGQCNHGRPTWTQLGMDDLDRLFLRGR; from the coding sequence ATGAGTGAGTTGCGTCGTATCCAGCTGCTTACCCCCCGGCTGGCGAACCAGATTGCCGCTGGCGAAGTGGTCGAGCGACCCGCCTCGGTCGCCAAGGAGTTGCTGGAGAACAGCCTCGATTCCGGCGCGCTGCGCATCGATGTGGACGTCGAGCAGGGCGGTATCAAGCTGTTGCGGGTGCGCGATGACGGCTGCGGTATTCCCGCCGACGATCTGCCGCTGGCCCTCGCGCGCCATGCCACCAGCAAGATCCGTGACCTGGAAGATCTGGAGCGGGTGATGAGCCTGGGCTTTCGCGGCGAAGCGCTGGCCTCGATCAGTTCGGTCTCGCGTCTGACGCTGACCTCGCGCACATCCGATGCCAGCGAGGCCTGGCAGGTGGAAACCGAAGGGCGCGAAATGGAGGCGCGGGTGCAGCCGGCGGCGCATCCGGTGGGCACCTCGGTCGAGGTGCGCGACCTGTTCTTCAATACGCCGGCGCGACGCAAGTTCCTGCGTACCGAAAAGACCGAATTCGACCACTTGCAGGAAGTCATCAAGCGGCTGGCGTTGGCGCGTTTCGACGTTGCTTTCCATCTGCGGCACAACGGCAAGAGCGTGCTGGCGCTGCATCAGGCCGACGATGACGTGGCGCGCGGACGGCGGGTGGCAGCCGTCTGTGGCTCTGCCTTTCTCGAGCAGGCGCTGCCGATCGAAGTCGAACGCAATGGCTTGCGCCTGTGGGGGTGGGTGGGTCTGCCGACGTTCTCGCGCAGCCAGGCGGACCTGCAGTACTTCTATGTCAACGGCCGCATGGTGCGTGACAAGCTGGTCGCGCATGCGGTGCGTCAGGCCTATCGCGACGTGCTGTTCAATGGCCGGCATCCGACTTTTGTGCTGTTTCTTGACGTCGATCCGGGCGTGGTGGATGTCAACGTGCACCCGACCAAGCACGAGGTGCGCTTCCGTGACAGTCGCATGGTGCATGACTTCCTCTACGGTACGCTGCACCGCGCGCTGGGCGACGTGCGCCCCGAAGACCAGCTGGCTGCCCCTGCCAGCGTTGCCGGTATTGCGCAGCCGATAAGCGGCCTGGCGGCGGGGGAGTTCGCCGGGCAGAACGAGATGAGCCTGTCGGCCAGCGTGCTGGAGGCTCCGCCGGCCGAATCCCAGCCGGCCTGGCGCACAAGCGGTGCGGGCTACCAGATGCCACGCCCGGCTGCCGGTGGCTTCACCGCCGAGGCCCAGGGCGCCTATCGCGAGTTCGTGACGCCCCTGCCAGCTCCCGCGGCGTTGCCCGAGGCTCAGGCCGACGTGCCGCCGCTGGGCTACGCGCTGGCGCAGCTCAAGGGCATCTACATCCTGGCCGAGAATGCCCAGGGCATGGTGCTGGTGGACATGCATGCAGCGCATGAACGCATCACCTATGAGCGCTTGAAGGCGGCCATGGCCAGCGAGGGGCTGCGTGGCCAGCCGCTGCTGGTGCCCGAGTCGATCGCGGTGAGCCAGCGTGAAGCCGACTGTGCCGAAGAGCACAGCGAGTGGTTCCAGCGGTTGGGCTTCGAGTTACAGCGCTTGGGGCCTGAAACCCTGGCGATCCGGCAGATTCCGGCGCTGCTCCGGCAGGCCGAGGCGACCCAATTGGTGCGCGACGTGCTGGCCGACCTGCTCGAGTACGGCACCAGTGACCGTATCCAGGCGCATCTCAACGAGCTGTTGGCGACCATGGCTTGCCACGGCGCCGTGCGCGCCAATCGCCGGCTGACGGTGCCGGAGATGAACGCCCTGCTGCGCGACATGGAGCAAACCGAGCGCAGCGGGCAGTGCAATCATGGCCGCCCGACCTGGACCCAGTTGGGCATGGACGATCTGGACCGGCTGTTCCTGCGCGGTCGCTGA
- the miaA gene encoding tRNA (adenosine(37)-N6)-dimethylallyltransferase MiaA, which produces MPALPPAIFLMGPTASGKTDLALELAEALPCELVSVDSALVYRGMDIGTAKPSSEVLARFPHRLVDILDPAESYSAARFAGDALQAMAEITASGRIPLLVGGTMLYFKALLEGLADMPAADSQVRAQLEAEAAVDGLAALHERLSEIDPESAARIHPNDPQRLIRALEVYHVSGLTMTEHRARQRSQKLGAHAPDSGVLPYTVAQLSIAPAQREVLHQRIERRFVHMVEQGFVAEVEALRGRGDLHLGLPSMRAVGYRQVWEYLDGAMTHDQMIERGIIATRQLAKRQFTWLRGWKGVAWLDSLACDNLPRALKYLQQLHILS; this is translated from the coding sequence ATGCCTGCACTGCCTCCTGCCATCTTTCTCATGGGCCCCACCGCGTCCGGCAAGACCGACCTGGCGCTGGAGCTGGCCGAGGCGCTGCCCTGCGAGCTCGTTAGCGTCGATTCGGCGCTGGTCTATCGGGGCATGGATATCGGCACGGCCAAGCCGTCGAGCGAAGTGCTGGCGCGCTTTCCGCACCGCCTGGTGGATATCCTCGATCCGGCGGAAAGCTATTCGGCTGCGCGCTTCGCCGGCGATGCGCTGCAGGCGATGGCGGAGATCACCGCCTCGGGACGTATCCCCCTGCTCGTTGGCGGCACCATGCTTTACTTCAAGGCGTTGCTCGAGGGGCTGGCGGATATGCCGGCCGCGGACTCGCAGGTGCGCGCGCAACTGGAGGCCGAGGCCGCTGTCGATGGGCTTGCCGCGTTGCATGAGCGCCTCTCCGAGATCGATCCGGAGTCCGCAGCACGCATTCACCCCAACGATCCGCAGCGGTTGATCCGGGCGCTGGAGGTCTATCACGTCAGCGGGCTGACGATGACCGAACATCGCGCCAGACAAAGGTCGCAAAAGCTTGGGGCTCATGCGCCGGACAGCGGCGTCTTGCCTTATACTGTTGCGCAGCTATCCATTGCGCCAGCGCAGCGGGAAGTGCTTCACCAGCGTATCGAACGGCGCTTCGTTCACATGGTTGAACAGGGCTTCGTTGCAGAGGTCGAAGCTCTTCGCGGTCGTGGTGATCTGCATCTCGGGTTGCCCTCGATGCGCGCAGTGGGTTACCGCCAGGTCTGGGAATATCTGGACGGGGCGATGACGCATGACCAGATGATCGAGCGCGGCATCATTGCCACGCGCCAGCTGGCCAAGCGGCAGTTCACCTGGCTGCGCGGTTGGAAGGGGGTTGCCTGGCTCGACAGCCTGGCCTGCGACAATCTGCCGCGAGCATTGAAATACCTGCAGCAGCTCCACATATTGAGCTGA
- the hfq gene encoding RNA chaperone Hfq, which translates to MSKGHSLQDPYLNTLRKERVPVSIYLVNGIKLQGQIESFDQFVILLKNTVSQMVYKHAISTVVPGRPVRLPTAGDAEQSESGND; encoded by the coding sequence ATGTCAAAAGGGCATTCGCTACAAGACCCTTACCTCAACACACTGCGTAAGGAACGCGTCCCGGTTTCCATCTATCTGGTCAACGGCATCAAGCTGCAAGGTCAGATCGAGTCGTTCGACCAGTTCGTCATTCTGCTGAAGAACACCGTCAGCCAGATGGTGTACAAGCACGCCATTTCCACCGTCGTGCCGGGTCGTCCGGTGCGTCTGCCCACTGCGGGAGATGCCGAGCAATCCGAGTCGGGCAACGACTAA
- the hflX gene encoding ribosome rescue GTPase HflX, with protein MFFERPGGGERAILVHLEGQDPAVREDPQEFQELARSAGAETVSFVSVSRHQPSAKYLIGSGKVEELRDLVKQTESELVIFNHTLTPSQERNLERVLECRVLDRTGLILDIFAQRARTHEGKLQVELAQLEHMSTRLVRGWTHLERQKGGIGLRGPGETQLETDRRLLRVRIRQIKQRLEKVRGQREQARRGRRRADIPSVSLVGYTNAGKSTLFNSLTEAEVYAANQLFATLDPTLRRIEIGDVGPVVLADTVGFIRHLPHKLVESFRATLEESSNADLLLHVIDAHEPERDQQIEQVLAVLGEIGANELPLLEVYNKVDLLEGIEPQIQRDADGRPQRVWVSAREGLGLDLLRQAIAELLGNDLFVGALCLPQALGRLRAQLFELGAVQSETHDEQGGSVLQVRVPRVELHRLVSREGFQPNEFLQQHTLQ; from the coding sequence TTGTTCTTCGAACGTCCCGGCGGGGGAGAGCGGGCCATCCTGGTGCATCTGGAAGGCCAGGACCCCGCGGTACGCGAGGATCCCCAGGAGTTTCAGGAGCTCGCCCGCTCGGCTGGTGCCGAGACGGTGAGCTTCGTCAGCGTTTCCCGTCACCAGCCTTCAGCCAAGTATCTGATTGGCAGCGGCAAGGTCGAAGAGCTTCGTGACCTGGTCAAGCAGACCGAGTCCGAACTGGTGATCTTCAATCACACCCTGACGCCCAGCCAGGAGCGCAACCTCGAGCGCGTTCTCGAGTGCCGCGTGCTCGACCGTACCGGATTGATCCTCGATATCTTCGCGCAGCGCGCGCGGACCCACGAAGGCAAGCTGCAGGTCGAGCTGGCTCAGCTCGAGCACATGAGTACGCGCCTGGTTCGGGGCTGGACCCACCTCGAGCGACAGAAGGGCGGTATCGGTTTGCGCGGTCCGGGTGAAACCCAGCTGGAAACCGACCGTCGCCTGTTGCGCGTGCGCATCCGGCAAATCAAGCAGCGTCTGGAAAAGGTTCGCGGGCAGCGCGAGCAGGCGCGCCGCGGTCGGCGGCGCGCTGACATCCCCTCGGTATCGCTGGTCGGCTATACCAACGCCGGCAAGTCCACGTTATTCAATTCGTTGACCGAAGCGGAGGTCTACGCGGCCAACCAGTTGTTCGCCACGCTCGACCCGACGCTGCGACGCATTGAAATCGGCGATGTCGGTCCGGTCGTGCTTGCCGATACCGTGGGCTTCATCCGCCATTTGCCGCACAAGCTGGTCGAGTCCTTTCGTGCCACGCTGGAGGAGTCGAGCAACGCCGACCTCTTGCTGCACGTGATCGACGCCCACGAGCCCGAGCGCGATCAGCAGATCGAGCAGGTGCTGGCTGTGCTCGGCGAGATCGGTGCCAACGAGTTGCCACTCCTCGAGGTTTACAACAAGGTTGACCTGCTCGAGGGCATCGAGCCACAGATTCAGCGCGATGCCGACGGCAGGCCGCAGCGAGTCTGGGTTTCGGCGCGTGAGGGGCTTGGGCTGGATCTGCTGCGACAGGCCATCGCCGAGCTTCTCGGGAATGATCTGTTCGTGGGTGCGCTGTGCTTGCCGCAGGCGCTTGGCAGGTTGCGTGCTCAGCTGTTCGAACTGGGCGCAGTACAGAGCGAAACGCATGATGAGCAGGGCGGCAGCGTGCTGCAGGTTCGTGTTCCACGCGTCGAGCTGCATCGCCTGGTCAGCCGTGAAGGTTTTCAGCCAAACGAGTTTCTGCAGCAACATACTTTGCAATAA